From the genome of Bos indicus isolate NIAB-ARS_2022 breed Sahiwal x Tharparkar chromosome 2, NIAB-ARS_B.indTharparkar_mat_pri_1.0, whole genome shotgun sequence:
TAGCCTTTTTCCGGAAAACTGGCTTAGTCTGCCCACCATAACCACTCTGTTTCCCGTCATAACGCCGCTTTCCCTGGGCATACAGAGAATCCTTGCCCTTCTTGTACTGTGTCACTTTGTGGGGCTGGTGCTTCCCACACTTCTTACACAAAGTCCAGTGGGTTTTTGGAACGTCCACCATGTTTGCGAGACTGATACCAGCACAGAAAGAAAGCTCAGTCGATTTTCTATTGGATAAAAGACCCAATAAAGAAGTGGAACAAGGGAAGAAAACCTCACAGTGGAAAATGCCTGACATGTGCCAGTGTGGTGCACCCACAAGCTATAATTACAACTGTCACCATTTCTACTAGCAAGGTCATTAAAATCAGTTTCGAGCTGAAAATCTGGAATGTACACTCTTAACCCaagtacatttttctctttttacaacacccaataaaaaagaaatgcaaaaatctgAAACGCAACAGCCTAACACTTCGAACTTGTTTCTGCCTACAAATGtgctgaaaaggaaaagtgacaATTTGTAGTTACAGTTTATTTTTGGAAAGTCTAGGAATTTACAAAGTCTTTCTTCTATAAATGGGTACTGCATTTTCTGCAACTTTAGATCTTCAGGTCAACTGTCTAGCAGGTTAAGGGGCATCTTCAACATTTCCCCTTCCTCAGAAATAAAACTCAGGTATTGGCTATAATGATCATCCATTATCCTTTTTGCTTCTATTCCTTTTCAGCATTTTCTCTCCTAAAGTAACCGTTACTGAAAATTTTAACCAACATCTGCCATCTCATCTGGTGAACAGAAAAACTTCAAACCTTGAGAATAACTgtttaaatatacttttctttctaacttttccCCTTCAAGTTGGCAGATAAGGTAAATTCTTCAAGATCCTTCCACAGGGAAAACTTAGAATAAATAAAGTTAAGGGAAAGGAATACATGTAGAATAAAATATAGATTACAAGTCTCAGTCATGAACTACAGAAGATCTGAGTTGATTTTATATAATTTGgggggagaagaaggaagagaataatGATCATTTCAGAAATTACATTCTTAATTTACAGAAGttggaaaatgaacaaaactgagTTCAGTCTCCTTGTTGAGAATCAAGATACAAGTGTTTTAGCTTCTAACTATAAAACTCAAGTATATTTTTCATGTGCTACTataatgaagattatggcatccggtcccatcactccatgggaaatagatggggaaacagtggaaacagcgtcagactttatttttctgggctccaaaatcactacagatggtgactgcagccatgaaattaaaagacgcttactccttggaaggaaagttatgaccaacctagatagcatattcaaaagcagagacattactttgccaacaaaggtctgtctagtcaaggctatggttcttcctgtggtcatgtatggttgtgagagttggactgtgaagaaggctgagcaccgaagaattgatgcttttgaactgtggtgttggagaagactcttgagagt
Proteins encoded in this window:
- the LOC139185886 gene encoding large ribosomal subunit protein eL42-like; this encodes MSGIFHCEVFFPCSTSLLGLLSNRKSTELSFCAGISLANMVDVPKTHWTLCKKCGKHQPHKVTQYKKGKDSLYAQGKRRYDGKQSGYGGQTKPVFRKKAKTTKKIVLRLECAEPKCRSKRILAIKRCKHFELGGDKKRKGQVISFELHILFYY